CTTCCTCATGCGTACCCCTCGGGGTCGAGTCGCCACTGACAGGGCGTGGCGTCACCTCGGCCTCGAACCTCCCACCAACAGTGCCGGGGACGGCCTGTTCTGACCACGTTCACCACTGCGGGGTAGCATGACCCCGGTCACATCCACAGACAAGGAACTCTCGATGCCTCTTCTCGCCAGCCCGCTGGGCGGTTTCATTCCCATCCTGATCCTCTTCGTCGTCCTCATCGGATTCACCGTGTGGCAGGGCAAGAGGCAGGTCAAGAAGCAGCAGGAGGAGCGAACTCAGCTCGAGTCGAGCCTTCAGGAAGGCAGCCGCGTTCTGCTCAACAGTGGCATCTTCGTGACGGTCACCCACCTGGGTGACAAGCAGGCCGTCGTCGAGCTCGCCCCCGGCGTCGAGGCCAACGTCCTCAAGCAGGCCATCGTTCGACCTGCCGGTGACGAGGAGGAATTCGCCTTCGCCGACGACATCCCCGCACAGACGTCTGCGGTCAGCGACGAGGAACCCGCTGCGGATTCGGCACGTGACACCCAGTCCGAGACCTCGGCCACCGAGACCACCGAGTCCAGCGAGACCTCGGCCACCGAGCCCACCGTCGCTGCTGAAGCTGACGAGCAGACCCGAGCCTGACACCTATCTACCAAGACCAAGGAATCTTTTCGACGTGGCAACGAAAAAGCGGACACACCACCCAGGCAGAACCCTGGGGATCTTCCTGGCGGTGATCATCGTCATGTACGTGCTCATGGGAGTGACGCGTACGTGGTCACCCAAGCTCGGACTGGACCTGAAGGGTGGCACATCTGTCACCCTGACGGCCAAGACCGAGGACGGCAAGGCTCCCA
The genomic region above belongs to Cutibacterium equinum and contains:
- the yajC gene encoding preprotein translocase subunit YajC, coding for MTPVTSTDKELSMPLLASPLGGFIPILILFVVLIGFTVWQGKRQVKKQQEERTQLESSLQEGSRVLLNSGIFVTVTHLGDKQAVVELAPGVEANVLKQAIVRPAGDEEEFAFADDIPAQTSAVSDEEPAADSARDTQSETSATETTESSETSATEPTVAAEADEQTRA